From the Fulvia fulva chromosome 2, complete sequence genome, one window contains:
- a CDS encoding G2/mitotic-specific cyclin-4 has protein sequence MDAKPQRPLARAIRVHDENMPPPTNGPIGKTLHQRTKSTSALGGVALNQKKVLGETNANLRVIPKDDSEIGKASPGKIKIHAEPAAPAQTFQRQAVRPLATKSSSMQIAGAVAATRQAAAAAPEVQQPKKVVPKKSKVLRDPVPAAVQLEAPAKVNNVPVQPSDIVNITAHPQPALATEQSTNNFILQRDEVRRTESVPLRDEAGPKLPVQPVGAVSSIPAVVSAAPQEHAHQQPIDVLPAHNGPAFQVATPPEEFIEEDFDDQDQDYMTAQSFDMRDATETTIFNPAQTKKNKQEIAEAREWVEANRTPDDIEDEQWDTSMVAEYGEEIFDYMREMESRMAPNPYYMDQQTEIQWSMRGVLMDWVVQVHQRFNLLPETLFLTVNYIDRFLSCKIVSLGKLQLVGATAIFVAAKYEEVNCPTINEIIYMVDNGYTAEELLKAERFMLSMLQFELGWPGPMSFLRRISKADDYDLETRTLAKYFLEVTIMDERFVGCKPSFLAAGAHCMARLMLRKGDWTKAHVFYSDYTFRQLHRLLGAIYECCSNPQKHHAAVFEKYSDKRYKRASTFVGGEVMRGFQLPFSYRSSMGVQNTTGTWIPQ, from the exons ATGGACGCGAAG CCGCAACGACCGCTCGCGCGTGCGATACGCGTACACGACGAGAACATGCCGCCGCCAACAAATGGACCCATAGGAAAGACACTGCACCAGAGGACGAAGTCGACATCGGCATTAGGAGGCGTCGCACTCAACCAGAAGAAGGTACTCGGCGAGACCAATGCAAACCTCAGAGTGATACCCAAAGACGATTCGGAGATAGGCAAGGCGTCACCCGGCAAGATCAAGATCCACGCGGAGCCAGCTGCACCGGCGCAGACATTCCAGCGTCAAGCAGTCCGACCGCTTGCTACGAAGAGCTCCAGTATGCAGATTGCAGGTGCAGTCGCTGCCACCAGACAAGCTGCTGCGGCAGCACCCGAAGTCCAGCAACCCAAGAAGGTAGTGCCGAAGAAGAGCAAAGTGTTGAGAGACCCCGTGCCTGCAGCAGTACAGCTAGAGGCGCCTGCCAAGGTCAACAACGTCCCGGTGCAACCATCAGATATCGTCAACATCACCGCACATCCTCAGCCGGCGCTGGCAACAGAACAAAGCACAAATAATTTCATCCTCCAGCGTGATGAAGTCCGCCGCACAGAAAGCGTCCCACTTCGAGACGAAGCTGGCCCAAAGCTGCCGGTCCAGCCCGTTGGTGCAGTGTCCTCGATACCAGCAGTTGTCTCCGCCGCACCTCAAGAACACGCCCATCAGCAACCGATCGACGTCCTTCCCGCTCACAATGGCCCAGCGTTCCAGGTTGCAACACCACCCGAAGAGTTCATCGAAGAAGATTTCGACGATCAGGACCAAGATTATATGACTGCACAGTCTTTCGACATGCGAGATGCCACCGAGACGACCATCTTCAACCCTGCTCAGACAAAGAAGAACAAGCAGGAGATCGCGGAAGCCAGGGAATGGGTGGAGGCGAACCGAACGCCCGACGACATCGAGGATGAGCAGTGGGACACATCGATGGTGGCTGAGTATGGCGAAGAGATTTTCGACTACATGCGGGAGATGGAGAGTCGAATGGCGCCAAACCCATACTACATGGACCAGCAAACTGAGATCCAGTGGTCGATGCGAGGCGTCCTGATGGACTGGGTCGTGCAGGTACACCAGCGCTTTAACCTCTTGCCGGAAACCCTCTTTCTCACCGTCAACTACATCGACCGGTTCTTGTCCTGCAAGATTGTATCCCTGGGCAAGCTGCAATTGGTTGGTGCCACAGCCATCTTTGTTGCCGCCAAGTACGAGGAAGTCAACTGCCCCACCATCAACGAGATCATCTACATGGTCGACAATGGCTACACCGCAGAAGAGCTTCTCAAGGCAGAGCGCTTCATGCTCAGCATGCTGCAGTTCGAGCTGGGCTGGCCGGGTCCAATGAGCTTCCTTCGACGCATCAGCAAGGCAGACGATTACGACCTGGAGACCCGTACTCTCGCCAAGTACTTCCTCGAGGTCACCATCATGGACGAGCGCTTCGTGGGCTGCAAACCAAGCTTCCTCGCTGCAGGTGCCCATTGCATGGCACGATTGATGCTGCGAAAGGGCGACTGGACCAAGGCTCACGTCTTTTACTCCGACTACACTTTCCGTCAACTACATCGCCTACTGGGTGCCATATACGAGTGCTGCTCGAATCCACAGAAGCATCACGCTGCTGTCTTCGAGAAGTACTCCGACAAGCGGTACAAGCGAGCATCCACTTTCGTCGGTGGCGAGGTCATGAGAGGCTTTCAGCTGCCTTTCAGCTACCGCTCCAGTATGGGCGTACAGAATACTACCGGCACCTGGATCCCTCAGTGA
- a CDS encoding Hydroxynaphthalene reductase-like protein Arp2: MAQQPVLVQTASLHGKVALITGAGRGIGRGCAIELGKRGASVVVNYASSKSAADEVCKIIEECGTGAKAISIQADVSKKSEIERLFQETKDHFGKIDIVMSNSGTESWDKTEEITEEKYDHVFNLNARAQFFVGQAAWKYLENNGRLILMSSIAAGLLGVHDHVLYNASKMAVIGMIKAFATDFGVRGITVNGVAPGGIKSDMFTQNAWHYIPGGTPDWPADKIENLMAEHCPLKRCATPEDVARVVGFLASEDGGWVNGQVITISGGSSQ; the protein is encoded by the exons ATGGCCCAACAACCCGTCCTCGTCCAAACCGCCTCCCTCCACGGCAAGGTCGCCCTCATCACTGGCGCCGGCCGCGGAATCGGCAGAGGCTGCGCCATCGAGCTTGGCAAGCGCGGTGCCAGCGTCGTCGTCAACTACGCCTCCAGCAAATCCGCCGCCGACGAAGTCTGCAAGATCATCGAAGAATGCGGTACCGGTGCCAAAGCCATCAGCATCCAAGCCGACGTCTCCAAGAAATCCGAAATCGAGCGCCTCTTCCAGGAGACCAAGGACCACTTTGGCAAAATTGACATTGTCATGTCCAACAGCGGAACCGAGTCCTGGGATAAGACGGAAGAGATCACAGAGGAGAAGTATGATCACGTCTTCAACCTCAACGCACGAGCGCAGTTCTTCGTAGGCCAGGCGGCGTGGAAGTACCTCGAGAACAACGGCCGCCTGATCCTGATGAGCTCGATCGCGGCGGGATTGCTCGGCGTGCACGATCACGTCCTCTACAATGCATCGAAAATGGCAGTGATTGGAATGATCAAGGCGTTCGCTACGGATTTCGGTGTGAGGGGTATTACGGTTAATGGTGTGGCGCCTGGTGGGATTAAGAGTGATATGTTCACGCAGAATGCGTGGCATTACATTCCTGGTGGCACGCCGGACTGGCCGGCGGATAAGATTGAGAACCTTATGGCCGAGCATTGTCCGTTGAAGAGGTGTGCTACGCCGGAGGATGTGGCGAGGGTTGTTGGGTTCTTGGCGAGTGAGGATGGTGGGTGGGTCAATG GCCAAGTCATCACCATCTCTGGTGGTTCTTCGCAATAA